The Pantoea phytobeneficialis genome has a segment encoding these proteins:
- a CDS encoding fimbrial biogenesis chaperone translates to MKNLLLIWLLTFSALSHAANSMMIWPIDPAINPDDKASELWLENRGDATTLMQVRIFAWQQVNQREQYQTQTEVVASPPLVRVEPGQKQLVRLIKQTPPAAGQEMAYRVVLDEIPTPRSPGANQAGLTFQMRYSVPLFVYGSGLTVESAKPDLSWQVENSGGRRWLLLTNHGNGHARLSNVMIGGRKLGDGLFGYVLANSSNRWPLNSSVSGELEAEMNKGHWRSAALR, encoded by the coding sequence ATGAAAAACCTGCTGCTGATATGGCTGCTCACGTTCAGCGCTCTCAGCCATGCTGCTAACTCGATGATGATCTGGCCGATTGATCCCGCCATCAATCCCGACGACAAAGCCAGTGAGCTTTGGCTGGAGAACCGTGGCGATGCGACCACCTTAATGCAGGTACGGATTTTCGCCTGGCAGCAGGTAAATCAACGTGAACAATATCAGACCCAGACTGAGGTGGTCGCCAGCCCGCCACTGGTCCGCGTCGAGCCGGGGCAGAAACAGCTGGTGCGCTTAATCAAGCAAACCCCGCCTGCTGCCGGTCAGGAGATGGCCTATCGCGTGGTACTGGATGAAATCCCTACGCCACGGAGTCCCGGTGCCAATCAGGCTGGGCTCACTTTCCAGATGCGCTACTCGGTGCCTCTGTTTGTGTATGGCAGCGGTCTGACTGTCGAAAGTGCCAAACCCGACCTGAGCTGGCAGGTGGAGAACAGCGGGGGCAGGCGCTGGCTGCTGTTGACCAATCACGGCAACGGCCATGCGCGCCTGAGCAATGTCATGATTGGCGGGCGCAAGCTGGGTGACGGTCTGTTCGGCTACGTTCTGGCAAACAGCAGCAATCGCTGGCCGCTTAACAGCAGCGTGAGCGGCGAACTGGAGGCCGAGATGAATAAAGGCCACTGGCGTAGCGCTGCTCTGCGCTAA
- a CDS encoding MFS transporter, translated as MSSPSSLQKSSQSGARTIFSVTSGNFLEMYDFMVFGYYATAIAKTFFPGDNPFASLMLTLMTFGAGFLMRPLGAIVLGAYIDHHGRRKGLLVTLGIMALGTLTIAVVPGYATLGAAAPVLILIGRLLQGFSAGVELGGVSVYLAEVAPKGRKGFYVSWQSGSQQVAVIFAALLGLGLNHLLEKEAVTDWGWRIPFVIGCLIVPFLFWIRRMLEETEAFSQRKHHPTMRQIMRSVGQNWALVLAGMLMVVTTTVMFYMITAFTPTFGKTVLMMSDKDSFLVTLFVGLSNLFWLPVMGSLSDRIGRRPLLITFTILMILTAWPVLHWLVGSPTFAHLVVAELWLSFLYASYNGAMVVYLAEIMPAEVRASGFSLAYSLATALFGGFTPAVSSYLIHATGDKAMPGVWLSFAAVCGLIGTLLIGRMVKQYRTRHSTAAVNA; from the coding sequence ATGAGCTCACCTTCTTCTTTACAAAAGTCATCGCAGAGCGGTGCCAGAACTATCTTTAGCGTAACCAGCGGCAACTTCCTTGAAATGTACGATTTCATGGTGTTTGGTTATTACGCGACCGCGATTGCAAAAACCTTTTTCCCCGGTGATAACCCGTTTGCGTCATTAATGCTGACGCTGATGACCTTTGGCGCAGGCTTCCTGATGCGTCCGTTAGGGGCGATTGTGCTCGGTGCCTACATTGACCATCATGGCCGCCGTAAAGGCTTGCTGGTCACCCTCGGTATTATGGCGCTGGGTACGCTGACGATTGCGGTGGTGCCAGGCTATGCCACCCTTGGGGCGGCAGCACCGGTGTTGATTCTTATTGGTCGTTTGTTGCAGGGTTTTTCCGCCGGTGTTGAATTGGGCGGCGTGTCTGTGTATCTGGCTGAGGTGGCCCCGAAAGGGCGTAAAGGCTTCTACGTTAGCTGGCAATCTGGCAGCCAGCAGGTGGCGGTTATCTTCGCGGCGCTGCTGGGACTGGGCCTGAACCACCTGTTGGAAAAAGAGGCGGTGACTGACTGGGGCTGGCGTATTCCGTTCGTCATTGGCTGTCTGATCGTACCGTTTCTGTTCTGGATTCGCCGTATGCTGGAGGAGACTGAAGCCTTCAGTCAGCGTAAACATCATCCGACCATGCGTCAGATTATGCGCTCGGTGGGACAGAACTGGGCGCTGGTGTTAGCCGGTATGCTGATGGTGGTCACCACCACGGTGATGTTCTATATGATCACCGCATTTACCCCCACATTCGGCAAAACCGTGCTGATGATGAGCGATAAAGATAGCTTTCTGGTAACGCTGTTTGTCGGTCTTTCCAACCTGTTCTGGTTGCCGGTGATGGGCTCGTTGTCCGACCGGATTGGTCGCCGTCCGTTGCTGATAACCTTTACCATCCTGATGATCCTCACGGCCTGGCCGGTGCTGCACTGGCTGGTCGGATCGCCGACCTTCGCCCATCTGGTGGTGGCTGAACTCTGGTTATCCTTCCTCTACGCCAGCTACAACGGGGCGATGGTGGTCTATCTGGCGGAAATCATGCCAGCCGAGGTACGCGCATCCGGTTTCTCGCTGGCTTATAGCCTGGCAACCGCGCTGTTTGGCGGCTTTACCCCGGCTGTCTCCAGCTATCTGATTCACGCCACGGGTGACAAAGCGATGCCAGGCGTATGGCTGTCGTTCGCGGCGGTGTGCGGTTTGATCGGCACATTGCTGATAGGCCGGATGGTGAAGCAGTATCGCACGCGCCACAGCACTGCGGCGGTAAATGCTTGA
- a CDS encoding Csu type fimbrial protein, which yields MVNGWTRIVGGLALLIGSVNAWGLPSATFQVSASVVAGCVVSGTNPGVFGTLNFGTQSGVASNSVSATFVQSSTISLACTPGTTVSMSINGGSNYTTTRNLKLASFTNTVAYSLYSNASHTTAIGVNSPITLSYSNANNITLPIYGVLQLPGPTRAGVYTDTLTVTLSW from the coding sequence GTGGTCAATGGGTGGACGCGCATTGTTGGCGGTCTGGCCCTGCTGATAGGGAGTGTCAACGCCTGGGGGTTGCCGAGCGCAACCTTTCAGGTCTCTGCCTCAGTGGTGGCTGGCTGCGTGGTTTCCGGTACTAATCCCGGCGTTTTTGGCACGCTCAATTTTGGCACCCAGTCTGGCGTCGCCAGCAACAGCGTCAGTGCCACTTTTGTCCAGAGTTCCACCATCAGCCTTGCCTGCACACCAGGCACCACGGTCAGCATGTCAATCAATGGCGGCAGCAACTACACCACCACCCGCAACCTGAAACTGGCCAGTTTCACCAATACCGTGGCCTACAGCTTATACAGCAACGCCAGCCACACCACCGCGATTGGGGTGAATTCACCCATCACGCTGAGTTACAGCAACGCCAACAACATCACGTTGCCGATTTACGGCGTGTTGCAGTTACCCGGGCCGACGCGCGCCGGGGTTTACACCGATACGCTAACCGTCACCCTGAGTTGGTGA
- a CDS encoding spore coat protein U domain-containing protein: MKLKLFLLAASLSATFPPYAAFAATTTGTINATLTLTTGCLVNGQSATTGVNFGTLNFGSSAATFDTLNATLVGASGNGIYVRCTTGQTFNVQVTSSNAAPATIYGTVSGQPRYLILGSNNTQGIAYTLYSDAAFTTAIANNTNIAPSGTTDPTLGTNYAIYGRVVGGGFNPLIPAGTYTDTINVAVNY, encoded by the coding sequence ATGAAACTCAAGCTTTTTCTTTTGGCCGCCAGCCTGAGCGCCACCTTCCCGCCGTACGCTGCTTTCGCTGCCACCACAACGGGAACCATTAACGCGACGCTCACCCTGACTACCGGTTGCCTGGTGAATGGTCAATCAGCCACGACCGGGGTGAACTTCGGTACATTAAACTTCGGTAGCAGCGCTGCCACTTTTGATACATTGAATGCCACCCTGGTTGGGGCATCTGGCAATGGTATCTATGTTCGCTGCACCACCGGTCAAACCTTTAACGTGCAGGTCACCAGCAGCAATGCTGCGCCAGCCACCATTTATGGCACCGTGAGTGGACAACCACGCTATTTAATCCTCGGTTCCAACAACACACAAGGCATCGCCTACACCCTGTACAGCGATGCAGCCTTCACCACCGCTATCGCCAATAACACCAATATCGCGCCGAGCGGAACCACCGACCCAACCCTGGGGACCAACTACGCCATTTATGGTCGCGTAGTCGGTGGTGGTTTCAACCCGTTAATTCCGGCGGGAACCTACACCGATACCATTAACGTTGCTGTGAATTACTGA
- the exbD gene encoding TonB system transport protein ExbD: protein MAMRLNDDLESDGEMHEINVTPFIDVMLVLLIIFMVAAPLATVDVRVNLPASTSAPQPRPEKPVYLSIKEDNQVYIGNDQVTKETLVNALTAQTEGNKETTIFFQADKSVSYETLMSVMDQLREAGYLKIGLMGMETVKK from the coding sequence ATGGCGATGCGTTTAAACGACGACCTGGAAAGCGATGGCGAAATGCATGAAATCAACGTGACGCCGTTTATCGACGTGATGTTGGTTCTGCTGATCATCTTTATGGTGGCCGCGCCGCTGGCAACCGTGGATGTTCGCGTCAATCTGCCCGCTTCCACCAGTGCGCCGCAGCCGCGTCCGGAAAAACCGGTTTATTTGTCGATTAAAGAAGATAACCAGGTTTATATCGGCAACGATCAGGTCACCAAAGAGACGCTGGTCAATGCGCTGACGGCGCAGACGGAAGGCAATAAAGAAACCACTATCTTCTTCCAGGCTGACAAATCAGTAAGTTATGAAACCCTGATGTCGGTGATGGACCAACTTCGTGAAGCCGGATATCTGAAGATTGGCTTGATGGGTATGGAAACGGTGAAGAAGTAG
- a CDS encoding putative bifunctional diguanylate cyclase/phosphodiesterase — MLLITWDSVLVTSSLIVAFIASFTALDTAGRVAVSRGCIARLWLVAGGTAMGIGVWAMHFIGMLAMMLPMTMRYNVPLTSWSLAVAIVAAIFSFAQVVRGSHLTWRRLVRGTLTLGSGVVAMHYLGMNALMIEPAIHWNIELVALSVLIAYAASGAALWLAFHLRQGDGLLLMRGCASLVMGAAVAGMHYVGMAAAQFNNTSSMMEHGVSDQGLAVWVTIITLTILGITLLLSMLDAQLRAARLAAKLKHANNELRQLAMHDNLTTLPNRVLLEQQLDAAVKHATLNDQTFALMFMDLDGFKAVNDTWGHHVGDRLLVAVAARLRNQLREDVILARLGGDEFVLLSPDSDGLQAATIAQRLVNTIDAPFELDRYSLRVSLSVGIVIFPLHGRSKQEMMFNADSAMYHTKHSGRNGWCLFEPAMSTVAQHQLALANDLWHALEHQEMRLFYQPKFRAGGTLLMGFEALLRWQHPRRGLLMPDMFLPRAEKTGQIIALGNWVINEACRQLRQWHEEGNSHWSVSVNLSALQFHQRDLIDSISEILQRHALPEGALMLEITETIVMRDPQFSQQRIAELHQLGVKVAIDNFGIGYANLLHLKHLEATELKIDRSFINSLRADSEDATVVSAMITLAQSLNLRMVAEGVETEEQQRLLTGLGFDTLQGYLLGKPTPADRIGEFTMTMGAPLVIPENIAPMAGA; from the coding sequence ATGTTGCTGATTACCTGGGATAGCGTTCTGGTGACGAGCTCATTAATCGTCGCTTTTATCGCCTCATTTACGGCACTGGATACTGCCGGACGCGTTGCGGTGTCTCGTGGCTGCATCGCTCGTTTGTGGTTGGTGGCTGGTGGCACCGCGATGGGTATTGGTGTCTGGGCGATGCATTTCATCGGTATGCTGGCGATGATGCTACCGATGACCATGCGTTACAATGTGCCGCTCACCTCATGGTCACTGGCGGTGGCGATCGTCGCAGCCATCTTTTCGTTTGCCCAGGTGGTACGCGGTAGCCACCTGACATGGCGTCGGTTGGTGCGCGGTACGTTAACCCTCGGCAGCGGGGTGGTGGCGATGCACTATCTCGGCATGAACGCGCTGATGATCGAACCGGCCATTCACTGGAATATCGAGCTGGTTGCGTTGTCGGTGTTGATTGCTTATGCCGCATCCGGCGCTGCGCTCTGGCTGGCATTTCATCTGCGCCAGGGCGATGGCCTGTTGTTGATGCGGGGTTGTGCCTCCCTGGTCATGGGGGCTGCCGTTGCCGGAATGCATTATGTCGGAATGGCCGCTGCGCAGTTCAACAACACCAGCAGCATGATGGAACACGGTGTCAGCGATCAGGGGCTGGCAGTATGGGTGACCATCATCACCCTGACCATCCTTGGGATCACGTTGTTGCTGTCGATGCTGGATGCGCAGCTACGCGCGGCGCGACTGGCAGCGAAGCTGAAGCATGCCAACAATGAATTACGCCAACTGGCGATGCACGACAATCTCACGACCTTACCTAACCGGGTGTTGCTGGAGCAGCAACTGGACGCCGCCGTCAAACATGCCACGCTCAACGATCAAACCTTCGCATTGATGTTTATGGATCTGGATGGCTTTAAGGCGGTCAACGATACCTGGGGACATCACGTTGGTGATCGCTTACTTGTCGCGGTAGCTGCGCGCCTGCGTAATCAACTGCGTGAGGATGTCATTCTGGCGCGTCTCGGGGGCGATGAATTTGTGCTACTCAGTCCCGACAGTGACGGTTTACAGGCCGCGACTATCGCCCAGCGCCTGGTGAATACCATCGATGCCCCTTTTGAACTCGACCGTTATTCGCTACGGGTGTCACTCAGCGTTGGTATCGTCATCTTCCCGCTGCATGGCCGCAGCAAGCAGGAGATGATGTTCAACGCCGATTCCGCGATGTATCACACCAAACACAGTGGGCGTAACGGCTGGTGCCTGTTTGAACCGGCGATGAGCACGGTTGCGCAGCACCAGCTGGCGTTGGCTAATGATCTGTGGCACGCGCTGGAACATCAGGAGATGCGCCTGTTTTATCAACCGAAGTTTCGTGCCGGTGGGACCTTGCTGATGGGGTTTGAGGCCCTGCTGCGCTGGCAGCATCCGCGCCGTGGCTTGTTGATGCCGGATATGTTCCTGCCGCGAGCGGAGAAAACCGGGCAGATCATCGCGCTGGGCAACTGGGTGATCAACGAAGCCTGTCGCCAGTTGCGCCAATGGCATGAAGAGGGGAACAGCCACTGGAGCGTCTCCGTTAACCTGTCGGCATTGCAATTCCATCAGCGCGACCTGATCGACAGCATCAGTGAAATTCTGCAACGGCATGCTTTACCGGAAGGCGCGTTGATGCTGGAAATTACCGAAACTATCGTCATGCGTGACCCGCAATTCAGTCAGCAACGTATTGCTGAGCTGCACCAGTTGGGGGTGAAGGTCGCGATTGATAATTTCGGTATTGGTTATGCCAATCTGCTGCATCTGAAACATCTTGAAGCGACCGAGCTGAAAATTGATCGTAGCTTCATCAATAGTCTGCGTGCCGACAGCGAAGACGCCACCGTCGTCAGTGCGATGATTACCCTGGCACAAAGCCTGAATTTGCGCATGGTCGCCGAGGGTGTGGAGACGGAAGAACAGCAACGCTTATTAACCGGGTTGGGTTTTGATACGTTGCAAGGTTATTTACTGGGCAAACCTACCCCGGCAGATCGTATCGGCGAGTTCACGATGACAATGGGCGCACCGCTGGTTATTCCTGAAAATATCGCACCCATGGCGGGTGCGTGA
- a CDS encoding fimbria/pilus outer membrane usher protein, which translates to MRFSPHPCALAVTSALCCLIPLISSAETFSELPPPPALQNNAAGQQYMLELIINQEEQGNIVPVEQKNGDFWLRRGDLERAGIPADKLQGQQINVNQLNSVKVDYDNQRQRLLLTVPPAWLPGQVIGQSHNGPRYPGRSSTGALLNYDFYATRTDHSGTRLATWNELRLFGAAGQFSSNGVWQQQLEGSAPQQQQGYIRYDTWWSNENEEAIVSWRAGDLITDSLSWSNSVRLGGVQIGRDFSVRPDLVTYPLPQFSGQAAVPSTVDLFINGYRSSQANVQPGPWSLTNVPFVNGAGDAVITTTDAVGRQVTTTLPFYVSSNLLRQGLSDYSFSAGAMRENYGIKNFDYGAAAASGSYRYGLTDWLMLETHAEGSDEVAMGGAGGQVKLGSWGVINGALAQSQMSGKPGTQYSWGYQYNNSWLSLGTQHTLRTVDFGNLALVGNRSDSEDTSYSLARRSAQYTASVSMNQYGSLGLAYLDINSGDGERTRLWNLSWSKNLWGNSSLYISASRDQQQGEWSGAISLVIPFGEQGSASVSMERDQQGENNQRIYLSRAMPSDGGYSWDASWANQGGNSGDYRQGSLRYRNNKVDTSAGFYGDDDNITQWADFSGALVLMDNRLFVANQINDAFVLVKTNYPDVNIRYENQSMGRTDKEGYLLVPSISSYYAAKYDIDTLDLPADMTSPRVEQRFAVKRQSGYLLNFPVEKLRSASVILHDSNGKPLPVSSQVLRAGQATEYVGWDGITWMENLEASNPIQVTTPDGRSCRTELTIANGQPLALKTYGPLTCALPPPPPGAALPNSENSTTGISP; encoded by the coding sequence ATGCGATTTTCGCCACATCCCTGCGCGCTGGCGGTGACCAGCGCCCTGTGCTGTCTGATCCCCCTGATAAGTAGCGCGGAGACGTTCTCCGAGCTGCCGCCTCCTCCTGCCCTGCAAAATAACGCGGCGGGACAGCAATACATGCTGGAGCTGATCATCAATCAGGAAGAACAAGGCAATATCGTCCCGGTTGAACAAAAGAACGGGGATTTTTGGCTGCGGCGCGGCGATTTGGAACGCGCCGGGATCCCGGCAGACAAGTTGCAGGGCCAGCAGATCAATGTTAACCAGCTGAACAGCGTCAAAGTGGATTATGACAACCAACGTCAACGCCTGCTGCTGACCGTTCCCCCGGCCTGGTTACCGGGCCAGGTGATTGGTCAGTCGCACAATGGCCCGCGCTATCCCGGTCGTAGCAGCACGGGAGCGCTGCTCAATTACGACTTCTACGCCACCCGCACCGATCATAGCGGCACGCGTCTCGCGACCTGGAATGAGTTGCGCTTATTTGGTGCTGCCGGACAATTCTCCAGCAACGGCGTGTGGCAGCAGCAACTGGAGGGCAGCGCTCCGCAGCAGCAGCAGGGTTATATCCGTTATGACACCTGGTGGAGTAACGAAAACGAGGAAGCGATAGTCAGCTGGCGCGCCGGGGATCTCATCACCGATTCTCTCTCCTGGAGCAACAGCGTGCGTCTCGGCGGCGTGCAGATTGGCCGTGACTTCAGCGTGCGTCCGGACCTGGTCACTTACCCGTTGCCACAGTTTTCCGGCCAGGCGGCGGTGCCGTCCACCGTTGATCTGTTTATTAATGGCTATCGTTCCAGCCAGGCCAACGTTCAACCCGGCCCCTGGTCACTCACCAATGTCCCCTTTGTCAACGGTGCTGGCGATGCGGTGATCACCACCACCGACGCGGTGGGCCGTCAGGTCACCACCACGCTGCCGTTTTACGTTTCCAGCAATCTGCTGAGACAAGGCTTGTCCGACTACTCATTTTCCGCCGGGGCGATGCGTGAAAATTACGGCATCAAAAACTTCGACTACGGCGCAGCCGCGGCCAGCGGTTCATATCGCTACGGTCTGACTGACTGGCTGATGCTGGAAACTCACGCCGAAGGCAGTGATGAGGTCGCGATGGGCGGTGCTGGCGGTCAGGTGAAACTCGGCAGTTGGGGAGTGATCAATGGCGCGCTGGCGCAGAGCCAGATGAGCGGTAAACCCGGCACGCAATATAGCTGGGGTTATCAGTACAACAACAGTTGGCTCAGCCTTGGCACGCAACACACGCTGCGGACCGTGGATTTTGGCAATCTGGCGCTGGTAGGCAATCGCAGTGACTCGGAGGACACCTCTTATTCGCTGGCACGTCGCAGTGCGCAATACACCGCCAGCGTGTCGATGAATCAATACGGGAGCCTCGGACTGGCGTACCTCGATATCAACAGCGGCGATGGCGAACGTACACGCCTGTGGAACCTGTCGTGGAGCAAAAATCTTTGGGGTAACAGCAGCCTGTATATTTCCGCCAGCCGCGATCAACAGCAAGGGGAATGGAGCGGAGCCATCTCGCTGGTGATCCCGTTTGGCGAACAAGGCAGTGCTTCGGTCAGTATGGAACGCGACCAGCAGGGAGAAAACAACCAACGCATTTACCTGTCACGCGCCATGCCGAGCGACGGCGGTTATTCGTGGGATGCTTCCTGGGCTAATCAGGGCGGCAACAGCGGCGATTATCGCCAGGGGAGCCTGCGCTACCGCAACAACAAAGTGGATACGTCGGCGGGCTTTTATGGCGACGACGATAACATCACCCAGTGGGCAGATTTCAGCGGCGCGCTGGTGCTGATGGATAACCGCCTGTTTGTCGCCAATCAGATCAACGACGCCTTTGTGCTGGTGAAAACCAACTATCCCGACGTCAACATCCGCTACGAAAACCAATCAATGGGACGCACCGATAAAGAAGGTTATCTGCTGGTTCCGTCGATTAGCAGCTACTACGCCGCGAAATACGATATCGATACGCTGGACTTGCCTGCGGATATGACATCACCGCGTGTCGAACAGCGTTTCGCCGTGAAGCGCCAGAGCGGCTATCTGCTTAATTTCCCGGTAGAGAAACTGCGTTCTGCCAGCGTCATTCTGCATGACAGCAACGGAAAACCGCTCCCCGTCTCCAGCCAGGTGCTACGTGCCGGGCAGGCAACCGAGTATGTCGGCTGGGATGGGATTACCTGGATGGAGAACCTGGAGGCCAGCAATCCTATCCAGGTCACCACGCCGGATGGTCGTAGTTGTCGCACTGAACTCACGATCGCCAATGGTCAGCCGCTGGCGCTGAAAACCTATGGCCCGCTCACCTGCGCGTTGCCACCGCCGCCACCTGGCGCTGCGCTACCCAATAGCGAAAACTCTACAACAGGCATATCACCATGA
- a CDS encoding Csu type fimbrial protein: protein MKKMLLLLTLLLLPGLVQAACSLPASTASFGSVTTFVVNSTISSTSTTANVNCGAGSALTLLGTNQITFQLASASNVNGTRGTLKRSGDTGSDNIPLRLCMDSACATELTVGGATYTFSQAVLANLAGLFGSLNFALPVYLKTVTGQTVAAGTYTATLNLYVTYNICTSLGVGGLCLTPQTGTGTIPITVTVVISNDCTTITAPNVSFGSAPLVSSFSTVQQTISVVCSKGSTYTVGLSNGSYAANGVRNMASGTNRLSYDIYQGTTTTTRWGPTGTDRWSSSTSTTVSADGLTRGYTYTAQILTTQNTPAAGNYTDNVVVDLSF from the coding sequence ATGAAAAAAATGCTGCTCCTGCTGACGTTGTTACTGTTACCAGGTCTGGTACAAGCCGCCTGTAGCCTACCTGCATCAACCGCCAGTTTTGGCTCGGTCACCACCTTTGTGGTCAATTCGACCATCAGTTCCACCTCAACCACCGCAAACGTGAACTGTGGCGCAGGTTCAGCCCTGACCTTATTAGGAACCAACCAAATTACCTTTCAGCTTGCCAGCGCGTCCAACGTCAATGGCACGCGTGGCACCCTGAAACGCAGCGGCGATACCGGCAGCGATAACATTCCGCTGCGCCTGTGTATGGACAGCGCCTGCGCCACTGAGCTGACAGTGGGGGGGGCGACCTATACCTTTTCACAAGCGGTGCTGGCGAACCTTGCCGGTCTGTTCGGCAGCCTGAACTTTGCCTTGCCGGTGTATCTGAAAACGGTGACGGGGCAGACGGTGGCGGCAGGTACCTATACGGCGACGCTCAACCTGTACGTCACCTATAACATTTGCACCAGCCTTGGCGTGGGTGGACTTTGTCTGACACCGCAGACCGGAACCGGCACCATTCCGATTACCGTGACGGTGGTGATATCGAATGATTGCACCACCATCACTGCACCTAACGTCAGTTTTGGCAGCGCGCCACTGGTCAGCAGCTTTTCCACCGTGCAGCAGACCATTAGCGTGGTATGCAGCAAAGGCAGCACCTATACCGTGGGCCTGAGTAATGGCAGCTATGCGGCGAATGGCGTGCGGAATATGGCGAGTGGCACCAACCGGTTAAGCTATGACATCTACCAGGGAACCACCACCACCACACGCTGGGGACCCACCGGTACGGACCGCTGGAGCAGCAGCACCTCAACGACCGTCAGCGCCGATGGCCTGACACGCGGCTATACCTATACCGCGCAGATTCTGACCACGCAAAATACCCCGGCTGCGGGTAATTACACGGATAATGTGGTGGTGGATTTGTCGTTTTAG